In a genomic window of Gemmatimonadales bacterium:
- the tsaA gene encoding tRNA (N6-threonylcarbamoyladenosine(37)-N6)-methyltransferase TrmO, with translation MSGSAATPRPAFPMRPIGTVRSPYTDSTQVPRGPGAKHEAEGVLEIEPEFEPGLADVEGFSHLIVLWVFDRAEAPSLLATPPTDDRPHGVFATRSPARPNPIGLTVVRLLRREGRRLLVHGLDMLDRTPILDIKPYLSSVPAAELRRGWMAEAEERRARGASEPPGD, from the coding sequence ATGAGCGGCAGCGCCGCGACGCCCCGGCCGGCATTCCCGATGCGCCCCATCGGCACCGTCCGCTCGCCCTACACCGACAGCACCCAGGTGCCCAGGGGCCCGGGCGCGAAACACGAGGCCGAGGGCGTGCTCGAGATCGAGCCCGAGTTCGAGCCGGGCCTCGCGGACGTCGAAGGCTTCAGCCACCTCATCGTGTTGTGGGTCTTCGACCGGGCCGAGGCCCCGAGCCTTCTCGCCACGCCACCCACCGACGACCGGCCGCACGGCGTGTTCGCCACCCGCTCGCCCGCCCGGCCCAACCCCATCGGCCTGACGGTGGTCCGGCTGCTGCGGCGGGAGGGACGGCGCCTGCTGGTGCACGGCCTCGACATGCTCGACCGCACGCCGATCCTGGACATCAAGCCCTACCTCTCGAGCGTGCCCGCCGCCGAGCTGCGCCGCGGCTGGATGGCCGAAGCGGAGGAGCGGCGGGCGCGGGGAGCGAGCGAGCCACCGGGAGACTAG
- a CDS encoding MFS transporter — MANPLGHSRAFRTRRFLNWFPLGLTYATFYMGRYNLNVSGARMMDYFHLSKAQFGTIATAGFWTYALSVLVNGPLSDRIGGKKAILIGAAGTAVLNLVIGLLFLSGWQTKVVLGMSLLFAASQYFQSFGAMSIVKVNAPWFHVRERGVFGGIFGVMISSGYLLALTVGGWILAAFAWYWVFLIPAAAIAAMGVIDHFVVKDTPAQAGFADFDTDDATAHDADRERPVDWHHLATRVFSNPVIITLAVAEFCTGFVRQGLMLWFVPFLKQVHHIAEGTFLFSLAGTGVTVGGVAGGLLAGYMSDRWFQSRRPPVAFIFYLAQMVCLFVLGRAATPAVAAFMIGFTCMWIFGVHGMLTGTASMDFGGSKGAATAAGMLDGVQYLASGLTGFLLGHFLDKLGWSAWTWMIMPFSLVGALLMTRLWNETPLRRSADGATAAAH, encoded by the coding sequence ATGGCCAACCCGCTGGGGCACAGCCGCGCCTTCCGCACGCGCCGGTTCCTGAACTGGTTCCCGCTCGGGCTGACCTACGCGACCTTCTACATGGGCCGCTACAACCTGAACGTGTCCGGCGCGAGGATGATGGACTACTTCCACCTCTCGAAGGCGCAGTTCGGGACCATCGCGACCGCGGGCTTCTGGACCTACGCCCTGTCCGTGCTCGTCAACGGCCCGCTGTCGGACCGGATCGGGGGGAAGAAGGCGATCCTGATCGGCGCCGCCGGCACCGCGGTTCTGAACCTCGTGATCGGGCTCCTGTTCCTCAGCGGCTGGCAGACCAAGGTCGTTCTGGGGATGTCGCTGCTGTTCGCGGCGAGCCAGTACTTCCAGTCGTTCGGGGCGATGTCCATCGTGAAGGTCAACGCGCCGTGGTTCCACGTGCGGGAGCGCGGCGTCTTCGGCGGGATCTTCGGCGTGATGATCTCGAGCGGCTACCTGCTGGCCCTCACGGTCGGCGGCTGGATACTCGCCGCGTTCGCCTGGTACTGGGTCTTCCTCATTCCCGCCGCGGCGATCGCGGCGATGGGGGTGATCGACCATTTCGTCGTGAAGGACACGCCGGCGCAGGCGGGCTTCGCCGATTTCGACACGGACGACGCCACGGCCCACGACGCCGACCGCGAGCGGCCGGTGGACTGGCACCACCTCGCCACCCGGGTCTTCTCGAATCCCGTGATCATCACGCTGGCGGTCGCGGAATTCTGCACCGGATTCGTGCGGCAGGGCCTGATGCTGTGGTTCGTGCCGTTCCTCAAGCAGGTCCATCACATTGCGGAAGGCACCTTCCTCTTTTCCCTCGCCGGGACCGGCGTCACGGTCGGCGGCGTCGCGGGCGGGCTGCTGGCGGGATACATGTCCGACCGCTGGTTCCAGTCACGACGCCCGCCGGTCGCGTTCATCTTCTACTTGGCCCAGATGGTGTGTCTGTTCGTCCTGGGACGGGCCGCGACGCCGGCGGTCGCGGCGTTCATGATCGGCTTCACCTGCATGTGGATCTTCGGCGTGCACGGGATGCTCACCGGCACGGCCTCGATGGACTTCGGCGGGTCGAAGGGGGCGGCCACGGCCGCGGGGATGCTGGACGGCGTGCAGTACCTCGCGTCGGGACTCACGGGGTTCCTGCTCGGCCACTTCCTCGACAAGCTGGGCTGGAGCGCCTGGACGTGGATGATCATGCCGTTCTCGCTGGTGGGCGCCCTGCTCATGACGCGGCTGTGGAACGAAACGCCGCTGCGCCGGAGCGCGGACGGTGCCACGGCGGCCGCGCACTAG
- a CDS encoding alcohol dehydrogenase catalytic domain-containing protein: MQVARIHGAGDLRLHDEPVPTPGPGEALVRVTAVGVCGSDVHWWQEGRIGDDRIEVPLVLGHECAGVIESGERRGQRVAIDPAQTCGRCEFCEQGQVNLCAALRFAGHAPQDGALRSYVAWPERCLVALPASLSDADGAMLEPLGVALYSVDLGEVKPGTTVGVFGCGTIGLSVIQLARAAGAARVFATDLPAVAHRLEAARRFGATAFAAEGGREVEGILRATGGRGVDVAFDAAGDPEAVEAAVAAAKPGGRAILIGIPCEDRTTFTASTARRKDLAIRVVHRMKHTYPRTIALVESGRVDVRSQVTHHFPLAEVGRAFAVAQRREGIKVVIDC; the protein is encoded by the coding sequence ATGCAGGTGGCACGCATTCACGGCGCGGGCGACCTCCGGCTCCACGACGAGCCGGTGCCGACGCCCGGTCCGGGCGAGGCGCTGGTGCGGGTGACGGCGGTCGGGGTGTGCGGCTCCGACGTGCACTGGTGGCAGGAGGGCAGGATCGGGGACGACCGGATCGAGGTACCCCTCGTGCTCGGCCACGAGTGCGCCGGCGTGATCGAGAGCGGGGAGCGACGCGGGCAGCGGGTCGCCATCGACCCGGCGCAGACCTGCGGCCGGTGCGAGTTCTGCGAGCAGGGCCAGGTCAACCTGTGCGCCGCCCTCCGGTTCGCCGGCCACGCGCCCCAGGACGGCGCGCTGCGGAGCTACGTGGCCTGGCCGGAGCGCTGCCTCGTGGCGCTGCCCGCGTCGCTCTCCGACGCGGACGGGGCGATGCTCGAGCCGCTCGGCGTGGCGCTGTACTCGGTGGACCTCGGCGAGGTGAAGCCGGGGACCACGGTCGGCGTGTTCGGTTGCGGCACCATCGGCCTGTCGGTGATCCAGCTGGCCCGCGCGGCGGGGGCGGCCCGCGTCTTCGCGACCGACCTCCCCGCCGTGGCCCACCGGCTCGAAGCCGCGCGCCGGTTCGGCGCGACGGCCTTCGCAGCCGAGGGCGGCCGGGAGGTGGAGGGGATCCTCCGGGCCACCGGCGGCCGCGGCGTGGACGTGGCCTTCGACGCCGCCGGCGACCCGGAGGCGGTGGAGGCCGCCGTCGCCGCGGCGAAGCCGGGAGGCCGCGCGATCCTGATCGGGATCCCGTGCGAGGACCGGACCACCTTCACCGCGTCCACGGCGAGGCGCAAGGACCTGGCGATCCGGGTGGTGCACCGGATGAAGCACACCTACCCGCGCACCATCGCGCTGGTCGAAAGCGGGCGGGTGGACGTGCGCTCGCAGGTCACGCACCACTTCCCGCTGGCGGAGGTGGGCCGCGCGTTCGCGGTGGCGCAGCGGCGGGAGGGCATCAAGGTCGTAATCGATTGCTGA
- a CDS encoding isoprenylcysteine carboxylmethyltransferase family protein, whose amino-acid sequence MPRRPRTSAAARRSPVGTAWWRGSRGEWYVVAQVLLIALVLFGPRSPAAWPAWGPAGLRQVLRFAGAGLMVAGALLFGWGVWALGRAITPLPHPRAGAALVSSGPYAFVRHPIYGGLVLLALGFAAGIQDWLALGFAALLVVLLDVKSRREERWLEERHPTYADYRRRVRKLIPFVY is encoded by the coding sequence GTGCCACGGCGGCCGCGCACTAGCGCGGCCGCGCGGAGGTCTCCGGTCGGCACCGCGTGGTGGAGAGGCTCGCGCGGCGAGTGGTACGTCGTCGCCCAGGTGCTGCTGATCGCCCTCGTGCTCTTCGGTCCACGCTCGCCGGCGGCCTGGCCGGCGTGGGGGCCGGCCGGGCTGCGGCAGGTCCTCCGGTTCGCCGGCGCGGGGCTGATGGTGGCCGGTGCCCTGCTGTTCGGCTGGGGCGTCTGGGCCCTCGGCCGGGCGATCACGCCCCTCCCCCATCCCAGGGCCGGCGCGGCGCTGGTTTCCTCCGGCCCCTATGCCTTCGTGCGACACCCCATCTACGGCGGCCTCGTGCTCCTGGCCCTCGGCTTCGCCGCCGGGATCCAGGACTGGCTGGCGCTGGGCTTCGCCGCCCTGCTCGTCGTGCTCCTCGACGTCAAGTCGCGTCGCGAAGAGCGCTGGCTCGAGGAGCGGCATCCGACCTACGCCGACTACCGCCGACGCGTGCGGAAGCTCATCCCCTTCGTCTACTGA
- a CDS encoding YdeI/OmpD-associated family protein, giving the protein MPRPTFFPRAQAFRAWLDTHHATAPELLVGFHKVGSGKASITYPEALDAALCYGWIDGVRTSRGAGSYTIRFTPRRRDSVWSAVNLRHVRRLTALGLMRPAGLKAFRARNRKKTGRYSFENRPRALAPTYARTFKANRRAWAWFETQAPWYRRTAAWWVMSAKREETRLRRLATLIASSAKATKVPPLIPSSKERRAAHV; this is encoded by the coding sequence ATGCCGAGGCCCACCTTCTTCCCCCGCGCTCAGGCCTTCCGGGCGTGGCTCGACACCCACCACGCCACCGCGCCCGAGCTGCTGGTCGGGTTCCACAAGGTCGGGTCCGGCAAGGCCTCCATCACCTATCCCGAAGCGCTGGACGCCGCGCTGTGCTACGGCTGGATCGACGGCGTGCGCACGAGCCGCGGCGCCGGGAGCTACACCATCCGCTTCACGCCCCGGCGCCGCGACAGCGTCTGGAGCGCCGTGAACCTGCGCCACGTCCGCCGGCTGACGGCCCTCGGCCTGATGCGGCCGGCCGGCCTGAAGGCGTTCCGCGCGCGGAACCGGAAGAAGACCGGGCGTTACTCGTTCGAGAACCGTCCACGCGCCCTCGCGCCCACCTATGCGAGGACGTTCAAGGCCAACCGCCGCGCGTGGGCGTGGTTCGAGACCCAGGCGCCGTGGTACCGCCGCACCGCCGCCTGGTGGGTCATGAGCGCCAAGCGCGAGGAGACGCGGCTCCGCCGGCTCGCGACGCTGATCGCCAGCTCCGCGAAGGCCACGAAGGTGCCGCCGCTGATCCCGTCGTCGAAGGAGCGCCGCGCGGCGCACGTCTAG
- the aceA gene encoding isocitrate lyase, whose translation MDRSAFVQKLQHRWATDPRWAGITRPYTADDVWRLRGTVEIEHSLARQGAARLWRLLEEPGCVAALSAMTGNQAVQEVRAGLKAVYLSGWQVAGDMNDAAQIYPDQSLYPSSSVPNLIRRLNNALIRADQIHHLAGDDSIHWMAPIVADAEAGFGGAPHAFELMKAMIEEGAAGVHFEDQLSSVKKCGHLGGKVVVPTREFVAKLVAARLAADVCGVDTILIARTDALSANILANDIDPYDRPFLTGERTHEGFHYVRCGLEAAVARGWAYAPYADMIWCETATPDLGEAREFAAGIHEKVPGKPLAYNCSPSFNWKKHLTSEQIEGFREELAAMGYKFQFVTLSAFHANNLGMFTLAVEYRDRGMAGYAALQSREFDAEREGYEALKHQSFVGAGYFDEITTLVTGGHSSTLAMEGSTEAAQFTEVVHPKHRVPGTRMTPPSRV comes from the coding sequence ATGGACAGGTCCGCGTTCGTCCAGAAGCTGCAGCACCGCTGGGCCACCGACCCGCGCTGGGCCGGCATCACGCGCCCCTACACGGCCGACGACGTGTGGCGGCTCCGGGGCACGGTGGAGATCGAGCACTCGCTGGCGCGGCAGGGCGCGGCCCGCCTGTGGCGGCTCCTCGAGGAGCCCGGGTGCGTCGCCGCGCTGTCGGCGATGACCGGGAACCAGGCGGTCCAGGAGGTGCGCGCGGGCCTCAAGGCCGTGTACCTCAGCGGCTGGCAGGTGGCCGGCGACATGAACGACGCGGCCCAGATCTACCCGGACCAGAGCCTGTACCCTTCGAGCAGCGTGCCCAACCTGATCCGGCGCCTCAACAACGCGCTGATCCGCGCCGACCAGATCCACCACCTCGCCGGCGACGACAGCATCCACTGGATGGCGCCCATCGTGGCGGACGCCGAAGCCGGCTTCGGCGGGGCCCCGCACGCCTTCGAGCTGATGAAGGCGATGATCGAGGAGGGGGCGGCGGGCGTGCACTTCGAGGACCAGCTGTCGTCGGTCAAGAAGTGCGGGCACCTCGGCGGCAAGGTGGTGGTTCCGACCCGGGAGTTCGTCGCCAAGCTGGTGGCCGCGCGGCTCGCCGCGGACGTGTGCGGCGTGGACACGATCCTCATCGCGCGGACCGACGCGCTGTCCGCCAACATCCTCGCCAACGACATCGACCCCTACGACCGCCCGTTCCTCACCGGCGAGCGGACCCACGAGGGATTCCACTACGTGCGCTGCGGCCTCGAGGCCGCCGTGGCACGCGGGTGGGCTTATGCACCGTACGCCGACATGATCTGGTGCGAAACCGCGACGCCCGACCTGGGCGAGGCGCGCGAGTTCGCCGCGGGCATCCACGAGAAGGTCCCGGGCAAGCCGCTGGCCTACAACTGCTCGCCGTCGTTCAATTGGAAGAAGCACCTCACCTCCGAGCAGATCGAGGGCTTCCGGGAGGAGCTGGCGGCGATGGGATACAAGTTCCAGTTCGTGACCCTGTCGGCGTTCCACGCCAACAACCTCGGGATGTTCACCCTCGCCGTCGAATACCGCGACCGCGGGATGGCCGGCTACGCCGCCCTCCAGTCGCGCGAGTTCGACGCGGAGCGCGAGGGGTACGAGGCCCTGAAGCACCAGTCGTTCGTCGGCGCCGGCTACTTCGACGAGATCACCACGCTGGTGACCGGCGGCCACTCCTCGACCCTGGCGATGGAAGGCTCGACCGAGGCCGCCCAGTTCACCGAGGTGGTCCACCCCAAGCACCGGGTGCCGGGCACGCGGATGACGCCCCCGAGCCGGGTGTAG
- a CDS encoding DUF3788 family protein — protein sequence MTRRAPVPGGHPPAPREIAKMLGRSRARWERLRADLVAALGPLADTWGYSKATGRWFLQLKRKQRTVVYLVPQRGHFLASLALGEKACRAAKASGLPDSVLALIEQAPRYPEGRGVRLEVRNAGDVGAVEALACLKMAH from the coding sequence GTGACCAGACGGGCTCCGGTACCCGGCGGCCACCCGCCGGCCCCGCGGGAGATCGCGAAGATGCTCGGCCGGTCGCGCGCGCGGTGGGAGCGCCTGCGCGCCGACCTGGTCGCGGCGCTCGGCCCGCTCGCGGACACCTGGGGGTACTCCAAGGCCACCGGCCGGTGGTTCCTGCAGCTCAAGCGGAAGCAGCGGACGGTGGTCTACCTGGTGCCGCAGCGCGGACATTTCCTCGCCTCGTTGGCGCTCGGTGAGAAGGCCTGCCGCGCGGCGAAGGCGAGCGGGCTGCCCGACTCGGTGCTGGCGCTCATCGAGCAGGCTCCCCGGTACCCCGAGGGGCGTGGCGTGCGGCTCGAGGTCCGGAACGCCGGCGACGTAGGCGCGGTCGAGGCCCTGGCTTGCCTCAAGATGGCGCACTGA
- the aceB gene encoding malate synthase A, whose protein sequence is MRSPRTDGPGVSSTTATTDPGIEIRGPVTAEHAGVLTDGALRFVATLARRFDARRRELLAARSARQREIQDGRMPDFLAETRPVRAREWTVAPIPADLADRRVEITGPVDRKMIINALNSGARVYMADFEDAHSPTWANTLDGQVNLRDAVRGTIAFTSPEGKRYGLAERIATLVVRPRGWHLVEKHLLVDGAPVSGSLFDFGLYFYHNAEALIAKGTGPYFYLPKMESHLEARLWNDVFVAAQDALGIPRGTIRATVLIETILAAFETDEILWELRDHSAGLNCGRWDYIFSFIKKFRHRPDFVLPDRASVTMDRPFLHAYVQLVIRSCHRRGIHAMGGMAAQVPIKNDPAANAAALDKVRQDKLREVKAGHDGTWVAHPGLVPVALEAFDAGMPRANQIARPLDDVTVTAADLLAVPPGEITERGLRTNVDVGIQYLEAWLRGTGCVPIYNLMEDAATAEISRTQVWQWVRHGARLADGRRVTPELVRGTIAEELEKIRGLLGAPRFDGGRFDLAAGLFDQMMTGGEFAEFLTLVAYDHLD, encoded by the coding sequence ATGCGCTCGCCACGCACCGACGGGCCCGGGGTGTCGTCCACGACCGCGACGACGGACCCCGGCATCGAGATTCGAGGACCGGTGACGGCGGAGCACGCCGGCGTCCTGACGGACGGCGCGCTGCGCTTCGTCGCCACCCTCGCCCGCCGGTTCGACGCCCGCCGGCGGGAGCTGCTGGCGGCGCGGAGCGCGCGGCAGCGGGAGATCCAGGACGGCCGGATGCCCGACTTCCTCGCCGAGACGCGGCCGGTCCGCGCGCGCGAGTGGACGGTGGCCCCGATCCCGGCCGACCTCGCGGACCGGCGGGTCGAGATCACCGGGCCGGTGGACCGGAAGATGATCATCAACGCGCTGAACTCCGGCGCGCGGGTGTACATGGCGGACTTCGAGGACGCGCACTCGCCCACCTGGGCCAACACGCTCGACGGCCAGGTCAACCTCCGCGACGCGGTGCGCGGCACCATCGCGTTCACCAGCCCCGAGGGCAAGCGGTACGGGCTCGCCGAGCGGATCGCCACGCTGGTGGTGCGCCCGCGCGGCTGGCACCTGGTGGAGAAGCACCTCCTGGTGGACGGCGCCCCGGTCTCGGGCTCGCTGTTCGACTTCGGGCTGTACTTCTACCACAACGCCGAGGCGCTGATCGCGAAGGGCACCGGGCCGTATTTCTACCTGCCGAAGATGGAGAGCCACCTCGAAGCGCGGCTGTGGAACGACGTGTTCGTGGCGGCGCAGGATGCGCTGGGCATCCCGCGCGGCACCATCCGCGCCACGGTGCTGATCGAGACGATCCTGGCCGCCTTCGAGACCGACGAGATCCTGTGGGAGCTGCGCGACCACTCGGCCGGCCTCAACTGCGGCCGGTGGGACTACATCTTCAGCTTCATCAAGAAGTTCCGGCACCGGCCCGATTTCGTCCTGCCCGACCGCGCCTCCGTCACCATGGACCGTCCGTTCCTCCACGCCTACGTGCAGCTCGTGATCCGCTCCTGCCACCGCCGCGGCATCCACGCGATGGGCGGCATGGCGGCGCAGGTGCCGATCAAGAACGACCCGGCGGCGAACGCGGCCGCGCTGGACAAGGTGCGCCAGGACAAGCTGCGGGAGGTGAAGGCCGGGCACGACGGCACCTGGGTGGCGCACCCGGGCCTCGTCCCCGTCGCGCTCGAGGCCTTCGACGCCGGGATGCCGCGCGCCAACCAGATCGCGCGGCCGCTCGACGACGTGACCGTGACGGCGGCCGACCTGCTCGCGGTGCCGCCCGGCGAGATCACCGAGCGCGGGCTCCGGACCAACGTGGACGTCGGCATCCAGTACCTGGAGGCCTGGCTCCGCGGCACCGGCTGCGTCCCGATCTACAACCTGATGGAGGACGCCGCCACCGCGGAGATCTCGCGCACCCAGGTGTGGCAGTGGGTGCGCCACGGCGCCAGGCTGGCCGACGGGCGGCGGGTGACGCCGGAGCTGGTGCGCGGCACCATCGCCGAGGAGCTGGAGAAGATCCGCGGCCTGCTGGGCGCGCCGCGCTTCGACGGCGGCCGGTTCGACCTCGCCGCGGGGCTGTTCGACCAGATGATGACGGGCGGCGAGTTCGCGGAGTTCCTGACGCTCGTCGCCTACGACCACCTCGACTGA
- a CDS encoding DUF4382 domain-containing protein yields MKRLILAAASLAAIACSDAATTGGSGRTRVYLTDSPFPFGSISQVNVYIARIEASASTDTTGLNPASWVTIATPERTFNLLDFQGGSAALLGEAELPADQYAAVRVVINTGRSSVVTTGGAQATVHWPISGDLSLYALVEQPLAVTGAGAQIVLDFDVGRTFLDDGAGGFYFSPVIRAVNEAATGSITGTVTTTSIEGDTIPFVNAAVTVSRQVGTLLSTNVPLGTGHSDAQGHYTVAYLPAGSYVVAAADPAFAHRVGVGSGVVTVGGQTRIDLLMTIDTAGTGGGGGGGGGGGGGCDSTRADTTCGGVPNGPVASLAISPLTQTISVGDSAVAMATPYNAQGLILTGRTISWTVSDSSLVSVTQAAYNWILLRGAHSGTVTLTATSEGVNGTATVIVR; encoded by the coding sequence ATGAAGCGCCTGATTCTCGCCGCGGCCTCGCTCGCGGCCATCGCGTGCAGCGACGCGGCCACCACCGGCGGCTCCGGCCGCACCCGCGTGTACCTCACGGATTCGCCGTTTCCGTTCGGCTCGATCTCGCAGGTGAACGTCTACATCGCGCGCATCGAGGCCTCGGCGTCGACCGACACGACCGGCCTCAACCCCGCGAGCTGGGTTACCATCGCGACCCCGGAGCGGACCTTCAACCTGCTCGACTTCCAGGGCGGCTCCGCCGCCTTGCTCGGCGAGGCCGAGCTGCCGGCGGATCAGTACGCTGCCGTACGGGTGGTGATCAACACCGGCCGCTCGAGTGTGGTGACGACCGGCGGCGCGCAGGCCACCGTGCACTGGCCCATTTCCGGCGACCTGTCCCTGTACGCGCTGGTCGAGCAGCCGCTCGCCGTGACCGGCGCCGGGGCGCAGATCGTCCTCGACTTCGACGTCGGCCGCACGTTCCTCGACGATGGCGCCGGCGGGTTCTACTTCTCTCCCGTCATTCGGGCGGTGAACGAAGCGGCCACCGGGAGCATCACGGGCACGGTCACCACCACCTCCATCGAAGGCGACACGATCCCCTTCGTGAATGCCGCCGTGACCGTCTCCCGGCAGGTCGGTACGCTGCTGTCGACCAACGTCCCCCTGGGGACGGGTCACAGTGACGCACAGGGTCACTACACCGTCGCGTATCTGCCGGCGGGCTCATACGTCGTGGCCGCCGCAGATCCCGCGTTCGCGCACAGGGTCGGCGTAGGGTCGGGCGTGGTCACGGTCGGCGGCCAGACGCGGATAGACCTGCTGATGACCATTGACACCGCGGGCACGGGTGGGGGCGGGGGGGGCGGCGGGGGCGGCGGGGGCGGCTGCGACAGCACGCGCGCGGACACGACCTGCGGCGGAGTGCCGAACGGCCCGGTGGCGAGCCTCGCGATCTCGCCGCTGACCCAGACGATCTCGGTGGGCGACAGCGCCGTCGCCATGGCGACGCCCTACAACGCGCAGGGCCTGATCCTGACCGGCCGGACCATCAGCTGGACGGTGAGCGATTCGAGCCTGGTGTCGGTGACGCAGGCGGCGTACAACTGGATCCTGCTGCGGGGTGCGCACAGCGGCACGGTGACGCTCACCGCGACCAGTGAAGGGGTGAACGGCACGGCGACGGTGATCGTACGATGA
- a CDS encoding sigma-70 family RNA polymerase sigma factor yields MQLAELFARHHQELYRYAARFTGDPDLAEDVVQDAFVRLAERPPADDSQLRGWLFRVATTIALDAMRSARRRLALVRERPDRQPMGDAPPDPAAALERAETRRRVREALAALGPKERAVLLMREEGFMHREIAAAVGTTTQSVGTMIARALEKLARHLDLDEEAGR; encoded by the coding sequence ATGCAGCTCGCGGAGCTGTTCGCGCGGCACCACCAGGAGCTGTACCGGTACGCCGCCCGCTTCACCGGCGACCCGGATCTGGCCGAGGACGTGGTCCAGGACGCGTTCGTGCGGCTGGCCGAGCGGCCACCGGCCGACGACTCGCAGTTGCGGGGGTGGCTGTTCCGCGTGGCGACGACCATCGCGCTCGATGCGATGCGCAGCGCGCGGCGCCGGCTGGCGCTGGTCCGCGAGCGGCCCGATCGGCAGCCCATGGGCGATGCTCCGCCGGACCCGGCGGCGGCGCTGGAGCGGGCGGAGACCCGGCGCCGGGTCCGCGAGGCGCTCGCGGCGCTGGGGCCGAAGGAACGGGCGGTGCTGCTGATGCGCGAGGAGGGATTCATGCACCGCGAGATCGCCGCGGCGGTGGGGACCACGACCCAGTCCGTGGGCACGATGATCGCCCGCGCGCTCGAGAAGCTGGCGCGGCATCTGGATCTCGACGAGGAGGCAGGACGGTGA
- a CDS encoding DinB family protein — protein sequence MRASAYALAAALCAAPALAVAQNPVSDAYRGQEERAARIITAALEMFPADKYTYSPTKEQMSVAAIAVHLVEDGNYWLCSRASGVAEPQRTKVDTTATKDALLTALRTSFDFCRTSAAGLTDAQLADSVQSFGPRKTTRANMLLITVGDWADHYSQLANYLRLNNMVPPTARRGQM from the coding sequence ATGAGAGCCTCCGCTTACGCGTTGGCGGCCGCCCTGTGCGCGGCCCCGGCGCTGGCAGTTGCGCAGAACCCGGTGTCCGACGCGTACCGCGGCCAAGAGGAGCGGGCCGCGCGGATCATCACGGCGGCGCTGGAGATGTTCCCCGCCGACAAGTACACGTACAGCCCGACGAAGGAGCAGATGTCGGTCGCCGCGATCGCGGTGCACCTGGTGGAAGATGGCAACTACTGGCTGTGTTCGCGGGCGTCGGGCGTCGCCGAGCCGCAGCGCACCAAGGTGGACACGACGGCGACGAAGGACGCGCTGCTCACGGCGCTCCGCACCAGCTTCGACTTCTGCCGCACGTCGGCCGCGGGCCTGACGGACGCGCAGCTCGCCGACTCGGTCCAGTCGTTCGGCCCGCGCAAGACCACGCGCGCCAACATGCTGCTCATCACCGTGGGGGATTGGGCCGACCACTACAGCCAGCTGGCGAACTACCTGCGCCTGAACAACATGGTGCCGCCGACGGCGCGGCGGGGGCAGATGTAG